The following proteins are encoded in a genomic region of Sebastes fasciatus isolate fSebFas1 chromosome 12, fSebFas1.pri, whole genome shotgun sequence:
- the LOC141779749 gene encoding prostaglandin reductase 3-like, with product MSSLLLLLGRTGRSGSRAVSVVSVVGAGRRGTDSLSGVHPVAPRRSIIDMSYSAHFMDFNGSSIPSSMRKLVVNKLSPDFREAASIQTVAVPTPGDAELLVRNRFVGINASDINYSAGRYDPSVKPPFDAGFEGIGEVVGLGLSASSRYTVGDTVAYFGSGAFAEYTVVPAKESVPVPSVKQEFLTLLVSGATAYIALKRLGNLAKGETVLVTAAAGGTGQFAVQFAKQAGCHVIGTCSSNEKAGFLKSIGCDRPINYTTEDLAKTLKKEYPRGVDVVYESVGGSVLELAVNSLANKGRLIVIGFISGYQTASGVPAFRGGTLPVKLLQKSASMRGFFLPHFVSDYREALGSMMQMFAKGKLVCEVDCGDLAPEGRFVGLESVFRAVDYMYAGKNLGKVVVEVAPPPVSDSKL from the exons ATGTCcagcctcctgctgctgctggggcgGACCGGGAGGAGCGGCAGCAGAGCGGTGTCGGTTGTGTCGGTGGTCGGAGCGGGTCGCAGAGGAACCGACTCACTTTCCGGAGTTCACCCGGTGGCTCCGCGCCGCTCCATCATAGACATGTCCTACTCCGCGCACTTCATGGATTTTAACGGCTCGTCCATACCGAGCAGCATGAGGAAGCTGGTCGTCAACAAGCTCAGTCCTGATTTCAGAGAGGCCGCTTCTATTCAAACCGTCGCGGTTCCGACTCCCGGAGACGCGGAGCTGCTCGTGAGGAACCg TTTTGTGGGAATCAACGCCTCTGATATTAATTACTCTGCAGGCCGCTACGACCCCTCGGTGAAGCCCCCCTTCGACGCCGGTTTCGAGGGTATCGGTGAGGTTGTTGGCCTCGGCCTTAGCGCCAGCTCCCGTTACACCGTCGGGGACACCGTGGCCTACTTCGGCAGCGGTGCGTTCGCAGAGTACACGGTGGTGCCAGCCAAGGAAAGTGTGCCCGTCCCCTCGGTGAAACAAGAGTTCCTCACCCTGCTGGTCAGCGGCGCCACGGCCTACATCGCCTTGAAACGCCTGGGCAACCTGGCCAAAGGCGAGACGGTCCTGGTCACGGCGGCTGCGGGGGGAACGGGACAGTTCGCCGTGCAGTTTGCCAAGCAGGCCGGTTGCCACGTGATCGGGACCTGCTCATCCAACGAGAAAGCCGGCTTCCTTAAATCCATCGGCTGCGACCGGCCGATCAACTACACCACAgaagacctggccaagacgctGAAGAAAGAGTACCCGCGAGGCGTAGACGTGGTGTACGAGTCAGTCGGAGGCAGCGTCTTAGAGCTTGCAGTGAACAGTCTGGCCAATAAGGGGCGGCTCATAGTGATCGGCTTCATCTCGGGGTACCAGACGGCGTCAGGGGTCCCGGCCTTCAGAGGGGGAACGCTGCCGGTGAAGCTGCTCCAGAAGTCGGCCAGCATGCGGGGATTCTTCCTGCCCCACTTCGTCAGCGACTACAGGGAGGCTCTGGGTAGCATGATGCAGATGTTTGCCAAGGGGAAGCTGGTGTGTGAGGTGGACTGTGGGGATTTGGCTCCGGAGGGGAGGTTCGTAGGCTTGGAGTCAGTCTTCCGGGCGGTGGACTACATGTATGCTGGGAAAAACCTGGGCAAGGTCGTGGTGGAAGTGGCACCGCCCCCTGTTAGCGATAGTAAACTGTGA